The Aeromicrobium sp. Leaf245 genome includes a region encoding these proteins:
- a CDS encoding LytR C-terminal domain-containing protein, which translates to MSDHRRTVTRRALVLPTWALLAVGGVVVLAGAWLAWLLVTGHDDDAPVASASSSPAASEPSATPTPEPTETTEPEPSETPEPEPTETSEPEPTEPAVDRSSIQVSVLNASRTQGLARTVGQRVTAEGWTVGAVGNWRGYSAANTVHYPQGREAEARQLADDLGIQAVAPIVNGMSGQRLTIVLVGPVS; encoded by the coding sequence GTGTCCGACCACCGCCGCACGGTGACCCGCCGGGCGCTCGTGCTGCCCACCTGGGCGCTCCTCGCGGTCGGCGGGGTGGTCGTGCTGGCAGGAGCCTGGCTCGCCTGGCTCCTGGTCACCGGCCACGACGACGACGCCCCGGTCGCGTCGGCGAGCTCGAGCCCTGCTGCGTCCGAGCCGTCCGCCACGCCCACGCCGGAGCCCACCGAGACGACCGAGCCGGAGCCCAGCGAGACGCCGGAGCCCGAGCCCACCGAGACCAGCGAGCCCGAGCCCACCGAGCCCGCGGTCGACCGGTCGTCGATCCAGGTCTCCGTCCTCAACGCGTCGCGCACCCAGGGCCTGGCCCGCACGGTGGGCCAGCGGGTCACCGCCGAGGGCTGGACCGTCGGCGCGGTGGGCAACTGGCGCGGCTACTCGGCGGCCAACACCGTGCACTACCCGCAGGGCCGCGAGGCGGAGGCGCGGCAGCTGGCCGACGACCTCGGCATCCAGGCCGTGGCCCCGATCGTCAACGGGATGAGCGGCCAGCGGCTCACGATCGTGCTGGTCGGTCCCGTCTCCTGA
- a CDS encoding TetR/AcrR family transcriptional regulator, with product MTPRMSADARRELVLEAATRAFARTGYAGTSTDAVAKEAGVSQPYVVRIFGTKLELFVEVFDRATRRIIDAFEHVIATQVIDPDSEEGLSPLGQAYADLVLRDRDALQLMVHGFAAATDPEIGAFARSRMTEIFQVVRGTGIDDDRARDFVAHGMLINVMLAIGAPEHVTGDPALLALTDCVFGDVADSLTEAS from the coding sequence ATGACCCCCCGGATGAGTGCCGACGCCCGCCGCGAGCTCGTGCTCGAGGCCGCCACCCGCGCCTTCGCCCGGACGGGGTACGCCGGGACCAGCACCGACGCGGTGGCCAAGGAGGCCGGCGTCTCGCAGCCCTACGTCGTACGGATCTTCGGCACGAAGCTCGAGCTGTTCGTGGAGGTGTTCGACCGCGCGACCCGTCGCATCATCGACGCCTTCGAGCACGTCATCGCCACGCAGGTGATCGACCCCGACTCCGAGGAGGGCCTCTCGCCGCTCGGCCAGGCCTACGCCGACCTGGTCCTGCGCGACCGCGACGCCCTGCAGCTCATGGTCCACGGGTTCGCCGCCGCGACCGATCCCGAGATCGGGGCGTTCGCGCGGTCGCGCATGACCGAGATCTTCCAGGTCGTCCGCGGCACCGGGATCGACGACGACCGGGCCCGTGACTTCGTGGCCCACGGCATGCTCATCAACGTGATGCTGGCCATCGGCGCCCCGGAGCACGTGACGGGCGACCCCGCGCTGCTGGCCCTCACCGACTGCGTGTTCGGCGACGTCGCCGACTCGCTCACCGAGGCCTCCTAG
- a CDS encoding MFS transporter, with translation MTTDTLDSPASAPPPTGTPSATTTSARRRTALALTAASLPMFMATLDNLVMTSALPVVQSDLGATDTQLSWFMNAYTLPFATFMLALAAVGDRLGRRRVMLAGIGVFTLGSVAAALSGSAEALIAARALQGVGAAAIVPLSLTLLVAAVPPAARAAAIGIWSGVAGLGVAVGPVIGGAVVEGLSWQAIFWINVPVALVAVPLLLLATPESRSSAPGRPDVVGTFLLGGAVFAGVWGIVHGNDDGWSSAGVVGTLVAASALALGYLTWAARLDRSTRPGDDAVLPLRLFRRRAFSAANVIGLMFSLGMFGSVFLLSQYLQVVQGYSPLEAGLRTLPWTAAPMVVAPIAGALVPRLGARSLLVVGLSLQTVSLVWFASVVESWSGYGDLVVPLVLAGVGMGLTFAPMSTAVLDGLPDDDLAIASSANNTVREFGVALGIAVIVAVFQGAGGSISPQGYDGAIGPSLLAAAGAVGVALVAALFVPGRPDRTVG, from the coding sequence ATGACCACCGACACCCTCGACTCCCCCGCCTCTGCCCCACCGCCCACGGGCACGCCGTCGGCGACCACGACCTCCGCGCGCCGACGCACGGCGCTCGCCCTCACGGCGGCCTCGTTGCCGATGTTCATGGCCACCCTCGACAACCTGGTCATGACGAGCGCCCTGCCGGTCGTGCAGTCCGACCTGGGCGCCACCGACACCCAGCTGTCGTGGTTCATGAACGCCTACACGCTGCCCTTCGCGACGTTCATGCTCGCGCTGGCCGCCGTGGGCGACCGCCTCGGACGACGACGCGTGATGCTGGCCGGCATCGGCGTCTTCACGCTCGGGTCCGTGGCCGCCGCGCTGAGCGGGTCGGCCGAGGCCCTCATCGCGGCGCGGGCCCTCCAGGGCGTCGGCGCCGCGGCGATCGTGCCGCTGTCGCTCACGCTCCTCGTCGCCGCCGTGCCCCCCGCGGCGCGAGCCGCGGCGATCGGCATCTGGAGCGGCGTGGCCGGGCTGGGTGTCGCCGTCGGACCCGTGATCGGCGGCGCCGTGGTCGAGGGGCTCAGCTGGCAGGCCATCTTCTGGATCAACGTGCCCGTGGCCCTGGTCGCCGTGCCGCTGCTCCTGCTCGCCACCCCGGAGTCGCGCAGCTCCGCGCCCGGACGCCCCGACGTCGTCGGCACGTTCCTGCTCGGTGGCGCGGTCTTCGCAGGTGTCTGGGGCATCGTCCACGGCAACGACGACGGGTGGTCCTCCGCCGGGGTCGTCGGCACCCTCGTGGCCGCCTCGGCCCTCGCGCTCGGGTACCTGACATGGGCCGCACGGCTCGACCGATCCACGCGGCCGGGTGACGACGCCGTCCTCCCGCTCCGCCTGTTCCGTCGCCGGGCGTTCAGCGCGGCGAACGTCATCGGCCTCATGTTCAGCCTCGGCATGTTCGGCAGCGTGTTCCTGCTGTCGCAGTACCTCCAGGTCGTGCAGGGCTACTCCCCGCTCGAGGCCGGTCTGCGCACGCTCCCCTGGACCGCCGCCCCCATGGTGGTCGCCCCGATCGCCGGAGCACTCGTCCCCCGCCTGGGCGCCCGGTCGCTGCTGGTCGTCGGGCTCTCCCTGCAGACCGTGTCGCTCGTGTGGTTCGCATCGGTCGTCGAGAGCTGGTCGGGCTACGGCGACCTGGTGGTCCCCCTGGTCCTGGCCGGCGTCGGCATGGGCCTGACGTTCGCCCCCATGTCGACCGCCGTGCTCGACGGACTGCCCGACGACGACCTCGCGATCGCGAGCTCGGCCAACAACACCGTCCGCGAGTTCGGCGTGGCGCTCGGGATCGCGGTCATCGTCGCGGTCTTCCAGGGAGCCGGCGGCTCGATCTCGCCGCAGGGCTACGACGGGGCGATCGGTCCGTCGCTGCTCGCCGCCGCGGGCGCGGTCGGCGTGGCGCTCGTCGCCGCGCTGTTCGTCCCGGGCCGGCCGGACCGGACCGTCGGCTGA
- a CDS encoding ubiquitin-like small modifier protein 1, translating into MSVSVRIPTILRSYTGDSSKVEADGATLAEVLDSLESSYAGIKARIVDEDGKLRRFVNVYVAEEDVRFAQGLETPVKDGAQISIIPAVAGGCA; encoded by the coding sequence GTGTCCGTGTCCGTCCGCATCCCCACCATCCTGCGCAGCTACACCGGCGACTCCTCCAAGGTCGAGGCCGACGGCGCGACGCTCGCCGAGGTGCTCGACTCGCTCGAGTCGTCCTACGCCGGCATCAAGGCCCGCATCGTCGACGAGGACGGCAAGCTCCGCCGCTTCGTCAACGTGTACGTGGCCGAGGAGGACGTGCGCTTCGCCCAGGGCCTCGAGACCCCCGTCAAGGACGGCGCGCAGATCAGCATCATCCCCGCCGTCGCCGGCGGCTGCGCCTGA
- a CDS encoding DUF3263 domain-containing protein, whose protein sequence is MSAVEQSSHDPARPGSTLTDRDLDMLSMERLWWQFAGAKEQAIREKFDMSATRYYQLLNALIDSDDALAFDPLLVKRLRRLRAQRQRSRSARRLGIDL, encoded by the coding sequence ATGAGCGCAGTGGAGCAGTCGAGCCACGACCCGGCACGTCCGGGCAGCACCTTGACCGACCGCGACCTCGACATGCTGTCGATGGAGCGGCTGTGGTGGCAGTTCGCCGGGGCCAAGGAGCAGGCCATCCGCGAGAAGTTCGACATGTCCGCCACGCGGTACTACCAGCTGCTGAACGCCCTCATCGACAGCGACGACGCCCTCGCCTTCGACCCGCTGCTGGTCAAGCGTCTGCGTCGTCTGCGTGCTCAGCGCCAGCGCAGTCGCTCGGCGCGCCGCCTCGGCATCGATCTCTGA
- a CDS encoding cold shock domain-containing protein, whose amino-acid sequence MVQGTVKWFNADKGYGFIEVEGQGDVFVHWSKIKSDGYKTLEDGQAVELEVVDGPKGREAQEVVGH is encoded by the coding sequence ATGGTGCAGGGCACCGTCAAGTGGTTCAACGCCGACAAGGGCTACGGCTTCATCGAGGTCGAGGGCCAGGGTGACGTCTTCGTCCACTGGTCCAAGATCAAGTCCGACGGCTACAAGACGCTCGAGGACGGCCAGGCGGTCGAGCTCGAGGTGGTCGACGGCCCCAAGGGCCGTGAGGCCCAGGAGGTCGTCGGGCACTGA
- a CDS encoding Gfo/Idh/MocA family protein, whose translation MAESPSNIQPSNDQPSNDQRAAAAVPADRPLRWGILATGHIAGSFARDLALLPDHEVVAAGSRDRTRAQTFLDEHGTPTARAYGSYDELVADPDVDVVYVASPHSRHLEDALLCLDAGKPVLCEKAMTLDVASGRELVARARETGLFLAEAMWMRTNPVIREVKRRVDSGAIGEVGELRAALGFAAGPDVARLWDPELGASALLDIGIYPLTFAHLVLGHPHSVTAAGALHARGFDVAGGATLVHEARGSGGYQPVSSIAWTQLAQSDSTASIAGTDGRIEIDGRFHHPTSFTLVRGDERERIDVPVTGRGYAHEAEEVAACLRDGRTASALLPLEATLQIQELMDTILEQIGTHAHR comes from the coding sequence ATGGCCGAGTCCCCCAGCAACATCCAGCCCAGCAACGACCAGCCCAGCAACGACCAGCGCGCCGCCGCGGCCGTCCCCGCCGACCGGCCCCTGCGCTGGGGCATCCTCGCCACCGGACACATCGCCGGCAGCTTCGCGCGGGACCTGGCCCTGCTGCCCGACCACGAGGTGGTGGCCGCGGGCTCGCGCGACCGGACGCGGGCCCAGACCTTCCTCGACGAGCACGGCACGCCGACGGCCCGCGCGTACGGGAGCTACGACGAGCTCGTGGCCGACCCGGACGTCGACGTCGTCTACGTCGCGAGCCCGCACAGCCGCCACCTCGAGGACGCGCTGCTGTGCCTCGACGCCGGCAAGCCGGTGCTGTGCGAGAAGGCCATGACGCTGGACGTCGCGAGCGGACGCGAGCTCGTCGCCCGCGCACGCGAGACGGGCCTGTTCCTGGCCGAGGCCATGTGGATGCGCACGAACCCCGTCATCCGCGAGGTGAAGCGGCGCGTGGACTCCGGCGCGATCGGAGAGGTCGGCGAGCTCAGGGCAGCCCTCGGGTTCGCGGCCGGCCCGGACGTCGCACGCCTGTGGGACCCCGAGCTCGGGGCCAGCGCGCTGCTGGACATCGGCATCTACCCGCTCACCTTCGCCCACCTGGTGCTTGGCCACCCGCACAGCGTCACCGCCGCCGGCGCGCTGCACGCGCGCGGATTCGACGTGGCGGGAGGGGCCACGCTGGTGCACGAGGCTCGCGGGTCCGGTGGCTACCAGCCCGTCTCGAGCATCGCGTGGACGCAGCTCGCCCAGTCCGACAGCACGGCGTCGATCGCCGGCACGGACGGACGGATCGAGATCGACGGCCGCTTCCACCACCCCACGTCCTTCACGCTCGTGCGCGGGGACGAGCGTGAGCGGATCGACGTGCCCGTCACCGGACGCGGGTACGCCCACGAGGCCGAGGAGGTCGCGGCCTGCCTGCGGGACGGACGGACCGCGTCGGCGCTGCTGCCGCTCGAGGCCACCCTGCAGATCCAGGAGCTGATGGACACGATCCTCGAGCAGATCGGCACGCACGCTCATCGGTGA
- the otsB gene encoding trehalose-phosphatase: protein MPAADHPTPDVPASLLVDPRQILLGLDFDGTLSHVVDDPTRAFAHPDAVTAVARLGHVLGQVAIVTGRPVEQALTLSGFRGLAGLERLVICGQYGAERWDAEVDVLERPDRPDSVERLASMLPQWLADHRAGHVRIEDKGLAVAIHTRGIDADLIHELEGPLRALAADLDLEVEPGRQVLELRGHATDKGVALRDLVETTGLRRVVYVGDDLGDLPAFEAVEHLRRSGGDGVLVASASGEQDALVSRSDVVLPGPDGVAAWLTAWADALDA from the coding sequence GTGCCCGCGGCAGACCACCCCACGCCCGACGTCCCGGCGTCGCTGCTCGTCGACCCCCGGCAGATCCTGCTCGGACTGGACTTCGACGGCACCCTCTCGCACGTCGTCGACGACCCGACCCGGGCCTTCGCGCACCCCGACGCCGTCACGGCCGTCGCCCGTCTGGGTCACGTGCTGGGGCAGGTCGCGATCGTCACCGGCCGTCCGGTCGAGCAGGCGCTGACGCTCAGCGGGTTCCGTGGGCTCGCGGGCCTCGAGCGGCTCGTGATCTGTGGGCAGTACGGAGCGGAGCGGTGGGACGCCGAGGTCGACGTGCTCGAGCGTCCCGACCGTCCGGACTCGGTGGAGCGGCTGGCGTCGATGCTTCCCCAGTGGCTCGCCGACCACCGCGCAGGGCACGTCCGCATCGAGGACAAGGGCCTGGCGGTCGCGATCCACACGCGGGGCATCGACGCGGACCTGATCCACGAGCTCGAGGGCCCGCTCCGGGCGCTCGCCGCGGACCTGGACCTCGAGGTCGAGCCGGGCCGCCAGGTGCTCGAGCTGCGCGGTCACGCGACCGACAAGGGGGTCGCGCTGCGCGACCTCGTGGAGACGACCGGCCTGCGGAGGGTCGTCTACGTCGGCGACGACCTGGGCGACCTGCCGGCCTTCGAGGCGGTGGAGCACCTGCGCCGCAGCGGTGGCGACGGTGTCCTGGTGGCGTCGGCGTCGGGCGAGCAGGACGCGCTCGTGAGTCGCTCCGACGTGGTGCTGCCCGGACCCGACGGCGTCGCAGCGTGGCTCACGGCCTGGGCCGACGCCCTCGACGCCTGA
- a CDS encoding GAP family protein has protein sequence MTWAELAGLAGLALVDSTSFGTLLIPLWMLLAPRVRPGRVLLFLGTVVVFYYAVGVLLLLGIDVAVEAASDLGGALADNRPLTIAQLVVGVGLFLWSFRVEKKAKEQSGPSPRARRWRAALQGEGVPVRTTMGIALVATVLEVATMLPYLAAMGLLSRADVDRPVQLLVLVGYVLVMVLPALVLLVLRVAASRLVEPWLERADAWMSARTGSMMSWVIGIVGFFVGIDAFDRLFG, from the coding sequence ATGACGTGGGCGGAGCTCGCCGGCCTGGCCGGCCTCGCGCTGGTCGACAGCACCAGCTTCGGCACGCTGCTCATCCCGCTCTGGATGCTGCTCGCGCCGCGAGTTCGGCCGGGTCGGGTGCTGCTGTTCCTCGGGACCGTCGTGGTCTTCTACTACGCGGTCGGCGTCCTGCTGCTCCTCGGCATCGACGTCGCCGTGGAGGCGGCCTCCGACCTCGGTGGAGCGCTCGCGGACAACCGGCCGCTCACGATTGCCCAGCTCGTGGTGGGCGTGGGGCTGTTCCTCTGGAGCTTCCGCGTCGAGAAGAAGGCCAAGGAGCAGTCCGGACCGAGTCCGCGCGCCAGACGCTGGCGTGCGGCACTGCAGGGCGAGGGCGTCCCCGTGCGCACGACCATGGGCATCGCGCTCGTGGCCACCGTGCTCGAGGTCGCGACGATGCTCCCGTACCTGGCCGCCATGGGCCTGCTCTCGCGTGCCGACGTCGACCGTCCGGTCCAGCTGCTCGTGCTCGTGGGCTACGTGCTCGTCATGGTGCTGCCGGCCCTCGTCCTCCTCGTGCTCCGAGTCGCGGCCTCCCGACTCGTGGAGCCGTGGCTCGAGCGGGCCGACGCCTGGATGTCGGCGCGCACGGGCTCGATGATGAGCTGGGTCATCGGCATCGTCGGCTTCTTCGTCGGCATCGACGCGTTCGACCGGCTCTTCGGCTGA
- a CDS encoding DUF4870 domain-containing protein: MTAYPHEPAPGQGTGQGEPLSDDTQRSIGVIVHAVPAAALVLSAGTLGFVASLVIYLVYKDRGEYARRQAANSLNVQITTGILLLLSLPLMLVLIGFVTYGIVIVWAVVLHVVGAVRASNGEWWNPPLTPRFVR, translated from the coding sequence ATGACCGCCTATCCCCACGAGCCCGCGCCCGGCCAGGGCACCGGGCAGGGCGAGCCCCTGTCCGACGACACCCAGCGCAGCATCGGCGTCATCGTGCACGCCGTGCCGGCGGCCGCCCTCGTGCTGAGCGCAGGCACCCTCGGCTTCGTGGCGTCCCTCGTGATCTATCTCGTCTACAAGGACCGTGGCGAGTACGCCCGCCGCCAGGCGGCCAACTCGCTCAACGTCCAGATCACCACGGGCATCCTGCTGCTGCTCTCGCTCCCGCTCATGCTGGTGCTGATCGGCTTCGTCACCTACGGGATCGTCATCGTCTGGGCCGTCGTGCTGCACGTCGTCGGCGCGGTGCGCGCCAGCAACGGCGAGTGGTGGAACCCGCCGCTCACCCCCCGCTTCGTCCGCTGA
- a CDS encoding trehalose-6-phosphate synthase — protein MAATADFVVIANRLPVDRVVQPDGSTTWRTSPGGLVTALEPVMRRNGGAWIGWHGAPDEKLRTFEHDGITLVPVHLTSQEYEEYYEGFSNGTLWPLYHDVVAPPEFHREWWDSYVEVNRRFAKRAAKVARRNAVVWVQDYQLQLVPQMLRELRPDLRIGFFLHIPFPPNELFQQLPWRRSILEGLLGADLVGFQLPGAAQNFVRLVRQRVGNKTHRDTVYLDDGRIVTARAYPISIDSAGFEEMARRPEVAARAAEIRESLGNPRCVLLGIDRLDYTKGLRQRLRAFGELITEGSVDVEDAVFVQVATPSRERVGQYKILRDDIDRLVGRINGDVGRIGAQPITYLHASYPREEMAALYRAADVMVVTPLRDGMNLVAKEYVACRYDDDGALVLSEFAGAAAELRHAYRVNPYDINGLKEALVEAMQAPEKERHRRMKAMRKQVVENDIDTWANSFLDDLRNVRRTHDKTPRPARSNPETSTRRR, from the coding sequence ATGGCGGCAACGGCGGACTTCGTGGTGATCGCCAACCGGTTGCCCGTGGACCGGGTGGTCCAGCCCGACGGCAGCACCACCTGGCGCACCTCCCCCGGCGGCCTGGTGACCGCCCTCGAGCCCGTGATGCGCCGCAACGGCGGAGCCTGGATCGGGTGGCACGGCGCTCCCGACGAGAAGCTGCGGACCTTCGAGCACGACGGCATCACGCTCGTCCCGGTGCACCTCACGAGCCAGGAGTACGAGGAGTACTACGAGGGCTTCTCCAACGGCACGCTCTGGCCGCTCTACCACGACGTCGTCGCCCCGCCGGAGTTCCACCGCGAGTGGTGGGACTCCTACGTCGAGGTGAACCGGCGCTTCGCCAAGCGGGCCGCGAAGGTCGCGCGCAGGAACGCCGTGGTGTGGGTGCAGGACTACCAGCTGCAGCTCGTGCCGCAGATGCTCCGCGAGCTCCGGCCCGACCTGCGCATCGGCTTCTTCCTGCACATCCCGTTCCCGCCGAACGAGCTGTTCCAGCAGCTGCCGTGGCGTCGCTCGATCCTCGAGGGCCTGCTCGGTGCCGACCTCGTCGGCTTCCAGCTGCCCGGCGCCGCGCAGAACTTCGTGCGACTCGTGCGGCAGCGCGTCGGCAACAAGACCCACCGTGACACGGTCTACCTCGACGACGGCCGGATCGTGACGGCCCGCGCCTACCCGATCTCCATCGACTCCGCCGGCTTCGAGGAGATGGCCCGACGACCTGAGGTGGCGGCCCGGGCCGCGGAGATCCGCGAGAGCCTCGGCAACCCGCGCTGCGTGCTGCTCGGCATCGACCGCCTCGACTACACCAAGGGTCTGCGGCAGCGGCTCCGCGCCTTCGGCGAGCTCATCACCGAGGGCTCCGTCGACGTCGAGGACGCGGTGTTCGTGCAGGTGGCCACGCCGTCGCGCGAGCGGGTGGGCCAGTACAAGATCCTGCGCGACGACATCGACCGGCTCGTGGGCCGCATCAACGGCGACGTCGGCCGCATCGGCGCCCAGCCGATCACGTACCTGCACGCGTCGTACCCGCGCGAGGAGATGGCCGCGCTCTACCGGGCCGCCGACGTCATGGTCGTGACACCGCTGCGCGACGGCATGAACCTGGTGGCCAAGGAGTACGTGGCGTGCCGCTACGACGACGACGGCGCGCTGGTGCTCAGCGAGTTCGCTGGCGCAGCGGCCGAGCTGCGCCACGCCTACCGGGTGAACCCCTACGACATCAACGGCCTCAAGGAGGCCCTGGTCGAGGCCATGCAGGCGCCCGAGAAGGAACGCCACCGCCGCATGAAGGCCATGCGCAAGCAGGTGGTCGAGAACGACATCGACACGTGGGCCAACAGCTTCCTCGACGACCTGCGCAACGTCAGGCGCACGCACGACAAGACGCCCCGGCCCGCGCGGAGCAACCCCGAGACGAGCACGCGTCGGCGCTGA
- the thrC gene encoding threonine synthase, protein MTTAPSTTSAASDVDQAEVAQRGSLRDGAFGSATGLVCRECGATRPLGPHYACDDCFGPLEVDYDFGTVTREQIESGPRNIWRYKALLPVPDDIESSPNTEPGFTRLLEARNLAAELGLTRLWVKDDSTNPTNSFKDRVVACALSAATELGAKVFACPSTGNLANAVAAAGARAGIRTVVFIPSNLETPKQVNSAVFTDNLVAVEGNYDDVNKLASEIAGEEDGWAFVNVNVRPFYAEGSKTLGYEIAEQLGWRLPDQIVIPVASGSQLTKVHKAFKELIDLGLVEDKPYKVFGAQAQGCNPVATAFAEGHDAIRPVKPDTIAKSLAIGNPADGIYVLDIARATGGAVEQVSDDEIRDAIVLLARTEGIFTETAGGTTLAVLKKLVETGQLDPDLETVFINTGHGLKTLDAVSGRVGPAATIAPTYDAFVASGLA, encoded by the coding sequence ATCACCACCGCCCCGTCCACCACGTCCGCGGCATCCGACGTCGACCAGGCCGAGGTCGCCCAGCGCGGCTCGCTGCGCGACGGCGCCTTCGGGTCCGCCACCGGGCTCGTCTGCCGCGAGTGCGGCGCCACGCGACCGCTCGGCCCGCACTACGCGTGCGACGACTGCTTCGGGCCGCTCGAGGTCGACTACGACTTCGGCACGGTCACGCGCGAGCAGATCGAGAGCGGCCCGCGCAACATCTGGCGCTACAAGGCGCTCCTGCCGGTGCCCGACGACATCGAGTCCAGCCCGAACACCGAGCCCGGCTTCACGCGGCTGCTCGAGGCGCGCAACCTCGCCGCCGAGCTGGGCCTGACCAGGCTCTGGGTCAAGGACGACAGCACCAACCCCACCAACTCCTTCAAGGACCGCGTCGTCGCGTGCGCCCTGAGCGCCGCCACCGAGCTGGGCGCGAAGGTCTTCGCGTGCCCGTCGACCGGCAACCTCGCGAACGCCGTGGCCGCCGCCGGGGCGCGCGCCGGCATCCGCACCGTCGTGTTCATCCCGAGCAACCTCGAGACGCCCAAGCAGGTGAACTCGGCCGTCTTCACCGACAACCTCGTCGCCGTCGAGGGCAACTACGACGACGTCAACAAGCTCGCGAGCGAGATCGCCGGCGAGGAGGACGGGTGGGCGTTCGTCAACGTCAACGTCCGACCGTTCTACGCCGAGGGCTCCAAGACGCTGGGCTACGAGATCGCCGAGCAGCTGGGCTGGCGCCTGCCCGACCAGATCGTCATCCCGGTGGCCTCCGGCTCGCAGCTGACCAAGGTGCACAAGGCGTTCAAGGAGCTCATCGACCTCGGCCTCGTCGAGGACAAGCCCTACAAGGTCTTCGGCGCCCAGGCGCAGGGCTGCAACCCGGTGGCCACGGCGTTCGCCGAGGGTCATGACGCGATCCGCCCGGTCAAGCCCGACACGATCGCCAAGTCCCTCGCCATCGGCAACCCCGCCGACGGCATCTACGTGCTCGACATCGCGCGGGCCACCGGCGGCGCCGTCGAGCAGGTCAGCGACGACGAGATCCGCGACGCGATCGTGCTGCTGGCGCGTACCGAGGGCATCTTCACCGAGACCGCCGGCGGCACGACGCTGGCCGTCCTGAAGAAGCTCGTCGAGACCGGGCAGCTCGACCCGGACCTCGAGACGGTGTTCATCAACACCGGCCACGGGCTCAAGACCCTCGACGCCGTCTCGGGCCGCGTCGGCCCGGCCGCGACGATCGCCCCCACGTACGACGCGTTCGTCGCCTCCGGCCTCGCCTGA